From the genome of Streptococcus marmotae, one region includes:
- a CDS encoding metal ABC transporter ATP-binding protein translates to MIEIEQLSVRYRQVLALDTINLRIQGPTITGILGPNGAGKSTLLKAMLHIIDHDGKTILNGKDIRKQRGKIAYVEQKAAIDFTFPITVKECVSLGLYPKITFFERLKASHWKKVETALDLVGLKEYADRQISELSGGQFQRVLIARCLVQEADYIFLDEPFVGIDSVSEEIIMKTLQRLKAEGKTILIVHHDLDKVKHYFDHVLLLNRKLIAFGETETTFTKKNLQVAYGNHVILMEDEAK, encoded by the coding sequence ATGATCGAAATAGAACAACTCAGTGTCCGCTACCGTCAGGTGCTAGCGCTGGACACAATCAATTTACGGATCCAAGGTCCGACTATTACAGGAATTTTAGGGCCAAATGGAGCGGGGAAATCAACTTTATTAAAGGCCATGCTCCATATTATTGACCATGACGGAAAAACCATTCTAAACGGCAAGGATATTCGGAAACAACGTGGCAAAATTGCCTACGTTGAGCAGAAAGCTGCGATTGACTTTACCTTTCCGATTACCGTCAAAGAATGTGTATCACTAGGTCTTTATCCTAAAATTACATTTTTTGAACGCCTGAAAGCAAGCCACTGGAAAAAGGTCGAAACAGCTCTTGATTTAGTTGGCTTAAAAGAGTACGCTGACCGTCAAATTAGCGAGCTTTCTGGGGGACAATTCCAACGCGTTCTCATCGCACGTTGCTTAGTACAGGAAGCAGATTACATCTTTCTAGATGAACCCTTCGTAGGAATTGATTCTGTCAGTGAAGAAATTATTATGAAAACGCTTCAACGACTCAAGGCAGAAGGAAAAACCATTCTGATTGTCCACCATGACTTGGACAAGGTCAAACACTATTTTGACCATGTGCTTCTTCTAAACCGTAAACTCATTGCCTTTGGAGAAACAGAGACTACCTTCACCAAAAAGAATCTCCAAGTAGCCTATGGCAATCATGTGATACTAATGGAGGACGAGGCAAAATGA
- a CDS encoding metal ABC transporter permease produces the protein MIQEFIDGLHSFHFLQNAMITAIVIGIVAGAVGCFIILRGLSLMGDAISHAVLPGVALSYILGINFFIGAIAFGLLASVMITYIKGNSIIKSDTAIGITFSAFLALGVILIGVANSSTDLFHILFGNILAVQDVDKWITIGVAIVVLLIILIFFKPLLITSFDPLLAKSMGMPVNAYHYLLMILLTLVSVTAMQSVGTILIVAMLITPAATAYLYANSLKTMIFLSSTLGALASIVGLFIGYSFNIAAGSSIVLTSATFFLISFLFAPKQGILIRYIKKSSHS, from the coding sequence ATGATTCAAGAATTTATCGATGGCTTGCATAGCTTTCACTTTCTGCAAAATGCGATGATAACAGCCATTGTCATTGGTATTGTCGCTGGAGCTGTTGGCTGTTTTATTATCTTACGGGGCTTGTCGCTCATGGGAGATGCGATTTCTCATGCCGTTTTACCAGGCGTTGCCCTTTCTTATATCTTAGGCATTAACTTTTTCATCGGTGCGATAGCCTTTGGCCTTCTCGCATCGGTCATGATTACGTATATCAAGGGAAATAGTATTATCAAGAGCGATACCGCTATCGGGATTACCTTCTCAGCCTTTTTGGCTCTAGGAGTCATTCTCATCGGTGTCGCCAATAGCTCGACTGATTTATTCCATATTTTATTTGGAAATATCTTGGCCGTACAAGATGTGGATAAATGGATTACAATTGGCGTTGCCATTGTCGTTCTTCTAATCATTCTCATCTTCTTTAAGCCGCTCTTGATAACCTCTTTTGACCCCTTGCTTGCAAAATCCATGGGCATGCCTGTTAATGCATACCATTATTTGCTCATGATTTTGCTGACCTTGGTTTCGGTCACAGCCATGCAAAGTGTCGGAACCATTCTCATTGTCGCCATGCTGATTACCCCAGCCGCTACTGCCTATCTCTATGCAAATAGTCTTAAAACCATGATTTTCCTATCCTCCACCTTGGGAGCTCTTGCTTCAATCGTCGGACTCTTTATCGGATATAGTTTTAATATTGCTGCAGGTTCCAGTATCGTGCTGACTTCAGCCACTTTCTTTTTGATAAGCTTTCTCTTTGCCCCAAAACAGGGAATCTTGATACGCTACATCAAAAAGTCGTCTCATTCATAA
- a CDS encoding metal ABC transporter substrate-binding protein, with protein MKKLSILALAVFAIFGLAACSSSSNKTAEHGKLKVVTTNSIIADMTKNIAGDKIDLHSIVPVGQDPHEYEPLPEDVKKTSQADLIFYNGINLETGGNAWFTKLVQNAKKTENKDYFAVSDGIEVIYLEGQNEKGKEDPHAWLNLENGMMYAQNIAKQLIAKDPDNKETYEKNLATYLEKLSTLDKEAKEKFNNIPAEKKMIVTSEGCFKYFSKAYQVPSAYIWEINTEEEGTPDQIKSLVEKLRQTKVSSLFVESSVDDRPMKTVSKDTNIPIYEKIFTDSIAEEGEEGDSYYAMMKWNLDKIAEGLAK; from the coding sequence ATGAAAAAACTCTCTATCTTAGCCCTTGCAGTCTTTGCAATCTTTGGGCTTGCAGCTTGCTCAAGCAGTAGCAACAAAACAGCTGAACACGGCAAATTAAAGGTTGTCACTACTAATTCTATCATTGCCGATATGACCAAAAATATCGCAGGGGATAAAATTGATTTGCACAGTATCGTACCTGTCGGGCAAGACCCACACGAATACGAACCCTTGCCTGAAGATGTGAAAAAGACATCTCAAGCAGACCTTATTTTCTATAACGGGATTAACCTTGAAACCGGTGGAAATGCTTGGTTCACAAAATTAGTCCAAAATGCTAAGAAAACAGAAAACAAAGATTATTTTGCTGTGAGCGATGGCATTGAAGTCATCTACCTTGAAGGACAAAATGAAAAAGGCAAGGAAGACCCACATGCTTGGCTGAACCTAGAAAACGGGATGATGTATGCCCAAAACATTGCCAAACAATTGATTGCCAAAGACCCTGACAACAAGGAAACCTACGAGAAAAACTTAGCTACCTATCTTGAAAAACTCAGCACCCTCGACAAGGAAGCCAAAGAAAAGTTCAACAACATTCCTGCTGAAAAGAAAATGATTGTCACTAGTGAAGGTTGTTTCAAATACTTCTCTAAAGCTTACCAAGTCCCATCTGCTTACATTTGGGAAATCAATACAGAAGAAGAAGGCACTCCTGACCAAATCAAGAGTTTAGTAGAAAAACTACGCCAAACTAAGGTTTCTTCCCTCTTTGTTGAAAGCAGTGTTGACGATCGTCCAATGAAAACTGTCTCAAAAGATACTAATATCCCGATTTATGAAAAAATCTTCACAGACTCTATCGCTGAAGAAGGGGAAGAAGGCGACAGCTACTATGCCATGATGAAATGGAATTTGGACAAAATCGCAGAAGGCTTAGCAAAATAG
- a CDS encoding kinase, translated as MESSQFKHHETSWYDIPEFGFKIHISGTLENYKQIYYLVIPYLMSKDICFKYLESKESIIYNLSEEESPAESGKLITIYPKDRVHCKQLLEELYLLIPSENSGVYILSDRNYKDSNVIFYRYGCIKLVQNELMDGLPTLRGPNGECWQDFQKNYYDLPSWIEDLQEKQEFIPSYLGNTYQLVALLKQSNGGNVYKAKNKYSGEIVVIKECRPNILCTTTVTKNNVRENEWRLSKIIQDCIPARIEKVSEWINQYYIYDYIEGQNLLEFCNQENLFSYSQYCPENNYLHFNNIFNCITELLKTVQKLHEIGIVLNDVHPNNFIISENFKVYFIDMENSYMQHQKPLTGVYSEISLKQWNNIDGKVADCHKIGNMLLYLIGKLHVKEGDFFVKDLRKLLLQKKIDSNLDVLVDYLFTEDADIHTALEILKSKIYFRGDTTKILTLDLSNINPASYELDIIDFVLSQEEVVKNYQKKLNDRQLVLQEIKKEKYLGLNGAMGGLVYLKYIKYDNEVIKNGIQFVLDNLITIDGKFKGVRISQNAASPYLYNGTAGIIQALLYIDSEQYLKDICQLAETLTFEYAQSARFLDGMLGIAQTLLKLFALTKSYKYFENAKELLIASGILAEKDQKLQFDYICVLSQYKKLYLEVNNEIITKKQFI; from the coding sequence ATGGAATCCTCACAGTTTAAACATCACGAGACGTCCTGGTATGATATCCCTGAATTTGGCTTTAAAATCCATATTTCTGGAACTCTAGAGAATTATAAACAGATATATTATTTAGTGATACCTTATTTAATGTCTAAGGATATTTGTTTTAAATATTTAGAGTCAAAAGAAAGCATAATTTATAATCTATCTGAAGAAGAATCTCCTGCAGAATCTGGGAAATTAATTACAATTTATCCTAAAGATAGAGTTCATTGCAAACAATTATTAGAAGAATTATATTTATTGATACCTTCTGAAAATAGTGGGGTATATATTCTTAGTGATAGAAATTACAAAGATTCGAATGTTATTTTTTACCGTTATGGGTGTATTAAATTAGTTCAAAATGAATTAATGGATGGACTTCCAACATTAAGAGGTCCTAATGGGGAATGTTGGCAAGATTTCCAAAAAAATTACTATGATCTTCCTAGTTGGATTGAAGATTTACAAGAAAAACAGGAATTTATCCCTTCCTATTTAGGAAATACTTATCAACTTGTAGCATTACTGAAACAAAGTAACGGCGGAAATGTTTATAAAGCAAAGAATAAATATTCAGGCGAAATTGTGGTCATAAAAGAATGTCGTCCTAATATTCTTTGTACAACGACAGTGACTAAAAATAACGTGAGAGAAAACGAATGGAGACTGTCTAAAATCATACAAGATTGCATTCCTGCAAGAATTGAGAAAGTTTCTGAATGGATAAATCAATATTATATATACGACTATATAGAAGGACAAAATTTATTAGAATTTTGTAACCAAGAGAACTTGTTTTCATATAGCCAGTATTGTCCAGAAAATAATTATTTACATTTTAATAATATTTTTAATTGTATTACAGAGTTGCTAAAAACTGTACAAAAACTTCATGAGATAGGGATAGTTTTAAATGATGTACACCCAAATAATTTTATAATCAGTGAAAATTTTAAGGTTTATTTTATAGACATGGAAAATTCTTATATGCAACACCAAAAACCATTAACAGGAGTATATTCAGAAATATCTCTAAAACAGTGGAATAACATAGACGGAAAAGTTGCAGATTGTCATAAAATCGGGAATATGTTGTTGTATTTAATTGGGAAATTGCATGTAAAAGAGGGTGATTTTTTTGTAAAAGATTTAAGAAAATTACTGTTACAAAAAAAAATCGATTCTAACTTGGACGTTTTGGTTGATTACTTATTCACTGAGGATGCAGATATACATACAGCTTTAGAAATTTTAAAATCTAAAATTTATTTTCGAGGAGACACTACTAAGATTCTTACTCTAGATCTTTCAAATATTAATCCTGCAAGCTATGAACTTGACATAATTGATTTTGTTTTATCTCAAGAAGAAGTAGTTAAGAACTATCAAAAAAAATTAAATGATAGACAACTGGTGTTGCAAGAAATCAAAAAAGAAAAGTATTTAGGATTGAACGGAGCTATGGGGGGATTAGTCTATTTGAAATATATTAAATATGACAACGAAGTCATCAAAAATGGCATTCAATTTGTTCTTGATAACCTAATAACTATTGATGGAAAATTTAAAGGTGTACGAATTTCCCAAAATGCAGCTTCACCTTACTTGTACAATGGGACTGCCGGAATCATTCAAGCTCTGCTTTATATAGATTCTGAACAATATTTAAAAGATATTTGCCAACTAGCCGAAACTTTAACTTTTGAATATGCACAATCTGCTCGTTTTTTAGATGGGATGTTGGGAATTGCTCAAACACTATTAAAACTTTTTGCTTTAACAAAAAGTTATAAATATTTTGAAAATGCAAAAGAACTCTTAATCGCTAGTGGGATATTAGCTGAGAAAGACCAGAAGCTACAATTTGATTATATTTGCGTTTTAAGTCAATACAAAAAGTTATATCTTGAGGTAAATAATGAAATTATTACTAAAAAACAATTTATATAG
- the leuS gene encoding leucine--tRNA ligase — translation MSFYNHGAIEPKWQKYWAEHHTFKTGTDKEKPNFYALDMFPYPSGAGLHVGHPEGYTATDILSRYKRAQGYNVLHPMGWDAFGLPAEQYAMDTGNDPAEFTAQNIANFKRQINALGFSYDWDREVNTTDPNYYKWTQWIFTKLYEKGLAYEAEVPVNWVEELGTAIANEEVLPDGTSERGGYPVVRKPMRQWMLKITAYAERLLTDLEDLDWPESIKDMQRNWIGKSTGANVTFTIKGTDQTFTVFTTRPDTLFGATFAVLAPEHELVDLITTAEQAQVVADYKHQASLKSDLARTDLAKEKTGVWTGAYAINPVNGQEIPIWIADYVLASYGTGAVMAVPAHDSRDWEFAKTFGLPIVAVIEGGDVTEAAYTEDGLHINSDFLNGLNKAEAIEKIISWLEEAGVGEEKVTYRLRDWLFSRQRYWGEPIPIIHWEDGTSTAVPESDLPLVLPKTSDIKPSGTGESPLANLTDWLEVVREDGVKGRRETNTMPQWAGSSWYYLRYIDPHNTEKLADEDLLKAWLPVDIYIGGAEHAVLHLLYARFWHKFLYDLGVVPTKEPFQKLFNQGMILGTSYRDGRGALVATDKVEKRDGSFFNIETGEELEQAPAKMSKSLKNVVNPDDVVAQYGADTLRVYEMFMGPLDASIAWSEEGLEGSRKFLDRVYRLLTSKAIVAENNGNLDKVYHETVKAVTEQIETLKFNTAIAQLMIFVNSANKEETLYVDYAKGFVQLIAPFAPHLAEELWQILTGSNEGISYVPWPVYDEAFLVEDEIEIVVQIKGKVRAKLVVAKDLSREELEAAALADEKIQAEIAGKDIVKVIAVPNKLVNIVVK, via the coding sequence ATGAGTTTTTACAATCATGGAGCGATTGAGCCGAAATGGCAAAAATACTGGGCAGAACACCATACCTTTAAGACAGGTACAGATAAAGAAAAACCAAATTTTTATGCCCTTGATATGTTTCCGTATCCTAGTGGGGCTGGTCTTCACGTTGGTCACCCAGAAGGCTATACAGCAACAGATATTTTAAGCCGCTATAAGCGTGCCCAAGGCTACAATGTTCTTCACCCAATGGGGTGGGACGCTTTCGGTTTACCTGCTGAGCAATATGCTATGGATACAGGAAATGACCCAGCAGAATTTACGGCACAAAATATTGCCAATTTCAAACGCCAAATCAATGCGCTTGGCTTTTCCTACGATTGGGATCGTGAGGTCAATACGACAGATCCAAATTATTACAAGTGGACACAATGGATTTTCACGAAATTGTACGAAAAAGGCTTGGCTTACGAGGCTGAAGTGCCTGTTAACTGGGTTGAAGAGTTGGGAACAGCTATTGCCAATGAAGAAGTCTTGCCTGATGGGACTTCTGAGCGTGGAGGATATCCTGTCGTTCGAAAACCCATGCGCCAATGGATGCTAAAAATTACAGCCTATGCAGAGCGCCTTTTGACGGACTTGGAAGATTTGGACTGGCCAGAGTCTATCAAGGATATGCAACGCAACTGGATAGGAAAATCAACAGGAGCAAATGTCACCTTTACTATTAAAGGTACGGATCAGACTTTTACTGTCTTTACCACACGTCCGGATACCCTTTTTGGTGCAACCTTTGCAGTTCTTGCACCTGAGCATGAATTGGTGGACTTGATTACGACAGCTGAACAGGCTCAAGTCGTTGCAGACTACAAGCACCAAGCCAGTCTCAAATCAGACCTTGCTCGGACGGATCTTGCCAAGGAAAAAACAGGTGTCTGGACAGGTGCCTATGCGATCAATCCAGTCAATGGTCAAGAAATTCCAATCTGGATTGCGGACTATGTGCTAGCGAGCTATGGGACAGGTGCGGTGATGGCAGTACCTGCGCATGATAGTCGTGACTGGGAATTTGCCAAAACCTTTGGCTTGCCAATTGTAGCGGTTATCGAAGGTGGTGATGTCACAGAAGCTGCCTATACAGAAGACGGTCTACACATCAATTCTGATTTTCTGAATGGATTGAACAAGGCAGAAGCGATTGAAAAAATCATCTCTTGGCTAGAAGAAGCAGGTGTTGGTGAGGAAAAAGTGACCTATCGCTTGCGGGACTGGCTCTTTAGCCGTCAACGGTATTGGGGAGAGCCAATTCCAATTATTCATTGGGAAGATGGAACGTCAACAGCTGTTCCAGAAAGTGACTTGCCACTTGTCTTGCCAAAAACAAGCGACATTAAGCCGTCTGGTACAGGAGAAAGTCCACTTGCTAACTTGACAGATTGGCTTGAAGTAGTACGTGAAGATGGTGTTAAAGGCCGTCGTGAGACCAATACCATGCCGCAATGGGCAGGTTCAAGCTGGTATTACCTCCGCTACATTGATCCGCACAATACAGAAAAACTGGCAGATGAAGACTTGCTGAAGGCTTGGTTGCCAGTGGATATCTACATTGGTGGTGCAGAGCATGCAGTGCTTCACCTCCTCTACGCACGTTTTTGGCATAAATTCCTCTATGACCTTGGTGTCGTACCAACCAAGGAGCCGTTCCAAAAGCTCTTTAACCAAGGGATGATTTTAGGAACAAGCTACCGAGATGGTCGTGGAGCTCTTGTGGCGACTGATAAGGTGGAAAAACGGGACGGTTCATTCTTCAACATCGAAACAGGAGAAGAGTTAGAACAAGCTCCTGCCAAGATGTCGAAATCCCTCAAAAACGTTGTCAATCCAGATGATGTAGTGGCACAATATGGAGCTGATACCCTTCGTGTCTATGAAATGTTTATGGGACCGCTTGACGCTTCGATTGCTTGGAGTGAAGAAGGTTTAGAAGGTAGTCGGAAATTCCTTGACCGTGTCTACCGCCTGCTAACTTCAAAAGCTATTGTAGCAGAAAATAATGGCAACTTGGACAAGGTTTACCATGAAACGGTGAAAGCTGTAACAGAGCAGATTGAGACTCTCAAGTTTAATACGGCGATTGCTCAACTCATGATTTTTGTCAATAGTGCCAACAAAGAAGAAACACTCTATGTGGACTATGCAAAAGGCTTTGTTCAATTAATCGCTCCATTTGCACCGCATTTGGCAGAGGAACTGTGGCAAATTTTAACTGGCTCCAATGAGGGGATTTCCTACGTGCCATGGCCAGTTTATGACGAGGCCTTCCTAGTGGAAGATGAGATTGAAATCGTTGTCCAAATTAAAGGCAAGGTTCGTGCCAAATTAGTGGTTGCTAAAGACCTCTCTCGTGAGGAATTAGAAGCAGCAGCTCTAGCAGATGAAAAAATCCAAGCAGAAATTGCTGGCAAGGACATCGTAAAAGTCATTGCTGTACCAAATAAATTAGTCAATATCGTTGTCAAATAG
- a CDS encoding M13-type metalloendopeptidase, whose protein sequence is MVRLQDDFYEAINGSWAETAVIPNDKPVTGGFIDLHDEIEDLMLSTTAKWLKGEEVPEDSVLQNFIKYHRLAADHEKREALGITPALPLIEEYKNLQSFADFVEKMAVFELAGKPNALPFGIAPDFMDAKTNVLWAGEPGTILPDTTYYAEDHPQKAELLALWRQSETDVLRKFDFSDEEITDLLDKVEEFDARVAKIVLSNEDKAEYFKLYHPYAFADFAALVPTLPLDSFFRQVIGQVPDKIIVENPRFWEVAKDFYCEENWEYLKASLLVNAVGSVTAYVTDEIRVLSGAYGRALSGTPEAQNKEKAAFYLAQAPFDQALGLWYAGEKFSPAAKADVEHKVATMIEVYKERLAANDWLTEETKQQAIVKLGVIKPYIGYPEKLPERYYDKVIDENLSLLENAQFLKELSIKHSWSKWNQPVDDSEWGMPAHMVNAYYNPQQNKIVFPAAILQAPFYSLEQTSSENYGGIGAVIAHEISHAFDTNGASFDENGSLKNWWTEEDYAAFKEKTQKVIDLFEGQDSYGAKVNGKLTVSENVADLGGLAAALEAAKRDEDFSAEEFFTNWGRIWRMKARTEYMQLLASVDVHGPAKLRVNLQVPNFAEFFETFGVTEEDGMWRKPEDRVVIW, encoded by the coding sequence ATGGTACGGTTACAAGATGATTTTTATGAAGCGATTAATGGTAGTTGGGCAGAAACAGCTGTTATTCCGAATGACAAGCCTGTAACAGGTGGTTTTATCGATTTGCATGATGAGATTGAGGACTTGATGCTGTCAACAACAGCCAAGTGGTTAAAAGGTGAAGAAGTGCCTGAAGACAGCGTGCTTCAAAACTTTATCAAATACCACCGCTTAGCAGCAGACCATGAAAAAAGAGAAGCACTTGGAATTACTCCAGCCCTTCCCTTAATTGAAGAGTACAAAAATCTCCAGTCTTTTGCAGACTTTGTGGAAAAAATGGCGGTATTTGAATTGGCTGGAAAACCAAATGCTCTACCGTTTGGCATTGCACCTGACTTCATGGATGCTAAGACTAATGTCCTATGGGCAGGTGAGCCAGGCACAATCTTACCAGATACGACCTACTATGCAGAAGATCACCCACAAAAAGCAGAATTATTGGCTCTTTGGCGTCAATCAGAGACAGATGTGCTTCGCAAATTTGACTTTTCAGATGAAGAAATTACGGATTTACTGGATAAAGTGGAAGAGTTCGATGCGCGTGTGGCAAAAATCGTTCTGTCAAATGAAGACAAGGCGGAGTATTTCAAGCTCTATCATCCTTATGCATTTGCGGATTTTGCAGCACTTGTTCCAACGCTTCCGTTAGACAGTTTCTTTAGGCAGGTCATTGGTCAAGTCCCAGACAAGATTATTGTGGAAAATCCTCGTTTCTGGGAAGTTGCCAAGGACTTTTACTGCGAAGAGAATTGGGAATATTTAAAAGCGAGCTTGCTTGTCAATGCAGTTGGTTCGGTGACAGCTTACGTGACAGATGAAATCAGGGTCCTGTCAGGAGCTTATGGGCGGGCATTATCAGGTACACCAGAGGCACAAAATAAGGAAAAAGCTGCCTTTTACTTGGCTCAAGCCCCATTTGACCAAGCCTTGGGCTTATGGTATGCGGGCGAAAAATTCTCACCAGCAGCCAAAGCTGATGTGGAGCACAAGGTTGCTACCATGATTGAGGTTTATAAAGAGCGCTTGGCAGCCAATGATTGGTTAACAGAAGAAACCAAACAGCAAGCTATTGTCAAACTTGGGGTCATTAAGCCCTATATCGGTTACCCTGAGAAATTGCCAGAGCGATATTATGACAAGGTCATTGATGAGAATCTTTCTCTCCTTGAAAATGCCCAGTTTTTGAAAGAATTGTCGATTAAGCATTCATGGAGCAAATGGAATCAGCCTGTGGACGATAGTGAATGGGGCATGCCAGCCCACATGGTCAACGCTTATTATAATCCACAGCAAAACAAAATCGTCTTTCCAGCAGCCATTTTACAAGCACCCTTCTATTCATTGGAGCAAACGTCCTCTGAAAACTATGGGGGAATTGGTGCAGTGATTGCTCACGAAATTTCGCATGCTTTTGATACCAATGGGGCTTCCTTTGATGAAAATGGTAGTTTGAAAAACTGGTGGACGGAGGAAGACTATGCAGCCTTCAAAGAAAAAACGCAAAAAGTCATCGATCTTTTTGAGGGACAAGATTCTTATGGGGCTAAGGTTAACGGAAAATTGACCGTCTCTGAAAACGTGGCAGACCTGGGCGGACTTGCCGCAGCACTTGAGGCTGCAAAACGTGATGAGGATTTCTCAGCAGAAGAATTCTTCACCAACTGGGGACGCATCTGGCGTATGAAGGCACGGACAGAGTATATGCAGTTGTTGGCAAGTGTTGATGTTCACGGACCTGCTAAATTGCGTGTCAATCTCCAAGTACCAAACTTCGCAGAATTCTTTGAAACCTTTGGAGTGACAGAAGAAGACGGCATGTGGCGTAAACCAGAAGACCGCGTGGTGATTTGGTAA
- a CDS encoding MFS transporter has protein sequence MKLLLKNNLYRILTISRMLNSFGSYIYNLVFIIYAASLPKATFAVFIANMVTIIPTIFTFWIGIKADRTRNKAIWMISIGFIQAILFSLVAFVIKNKTFFVFSWLCLLNITSDILSDYASGLRLPILQKNIEKEDLFEAYSFSQFTSYFCNILGQSFGVWLLTISDNNFSFVAIINAVSFLLASAILLINKKKLTHEPVVVSNTSNSLLKQFKEMYRNMDVIFKNSNNTSFIKILSAILFINALGGAVGSIYNFYFMKQSLPNLSYGQSLLIVEIVLLVGAILGSLTPNDYFSKKTFPTLLMINSSLFIILGFVNSLPISPLLGIVILFFAAYIMGKATPKLDALLMEKLPSDILAQSNNFLGMTFTLSLPVGTFFFSSLAVYSINITWFIFIIISIFALFLSINKK, from the coding sequence ATGAAATTATTACTAAAAAACAATTTATATAGAATATTAACAATATCCCGGATGCTAAACTCTTTCGGTTCATATATCTATAATTTAGTCTTTATTATCTATGCTGCTAGCTTACCGAAAGCCACTTTTGCGGTATTTATAGCAAATATGGTTACGATTATCCCTACAATTTTTACATTTTGGATAGGTATAAAAGCAGATCGAACTCGAAACAAAGCAATTTGGATGATTTCTATCGGTTTTATCCAAGCAATTTTATTTTCCTTAGTTGCTTTTGTTATTAAAAATAAGACCTTTTTTGTGTTTTCTTGGCTATGTCTTCTAAATATAACTAGTGACATACTAAGCGATTATGCTTCAGGCTTACGTCTCCCTATTTTACAGAAAAATATTGAGAAAGAAGATTTGTTCGAAGCGTATTCTTTTAGCCAATTCACTTCATATTTTTGTAACATCTTGGGACAATCTTTTGGGGTATGGCTGCTTACGATATCAGACAACAATTTTTCATTTGTCGCTATAATAAATGCAGTGTCATTTTTGTTAGCTTCAGCTATCCTTTTAATCAATAAGAAGAAACTCACACATGAACCTGTTGTTGTTTCAAATACTTCTAATTCTTTATTAAAACAATTTAAAGAAATGTATAGGAACATGGATGTTATCTTTAAAAATTCAAATAATACTTCCTTTATAAAAATATTATCGGCGATACTATTTATAAATGCTTTGGGTGGAGCAGTCGGTAGTATTTATAACTTCTATTTCATGAAGCAGAGTTTACCTAATTTGAGTTACGGACAATCTCTACTTATCGTTGAAATTGTATTATTGGTAGGGGCTATTTTGGGAAGCTTGACCCCTAATGACTATTTTTCGAAAAAAACTTTTCCAACTCTTTTAATGATTAATAGCTCTTTATTTATTATTCTGGGATTTGTGAATTCACTCCCTATAAGCCCGTTATTGGGAATTGTTATATTGTTTTTTGCGGCCTACATCATGGGTAAAGCAACACCAAAATTAGATGCATTACTGATGGAAAAATTACCCTCAGATATTTTGGCGCAAAGTAATAATTTTTTAGGTATGACTTTTACTCTATCGCTCCCTGTCGGAACTTTCTTTTTTTCATCTTTAGCAGTCTATAGTATAAATATTACGTGGTTTATATTTATCATTATTTCAATATTTGCCCTATTTTTATCTATTAATAAAAAATAA
- a CDS encoding metal-dependent transcriptional regulator translates to MTPNKEDYLKCIYEISIRTPKITNKEIAEKMQVSPPAVTEMTKRMIEEQLIQKDKQAGYLLTPLGHQTIARLYRKHRLIEVFLLEHLGYTTHQLHEEAEVLEHTVSDYFIDQLDTFLGSPQTCPHGGTIPQKDQLLTEQYQQTLEEVTQPGNYQLVRIHDSFPLLQYLDQVDLAINDTFTVQQIDTFTQSILIECKNQKIAIPFAIAKELYIEVQ, encoded by the coding sequence ATGACCCCCAATAAAGAAGACTATTTAAAATGTATCTACGAAATTAGTATACGCACCCCCAAAATTACCAATAAAGAAATTGCTGAAAAGATGCAGGTTTCACCGCCTGCTGTAACTGAAATGACCAAGCGAATGATTGAAGAACAGCTGATTCAAAAAGATAAACAAGCTGGCTATCTCCTTACTCCACTAGGCCATCAGACGATTGCGCGTCTTTACCGCAAACACCGTTTGATAGAGGTCTTTCTCCTTGAGCACCTTGGTTATACCACCCATCAACTCCACGAGGAAGCTGAAGTACTAGAACATACGGTATCTGATTACTTTATTGATCAGCTAGACACTTTCCTAGGATCCCCACAGACTTGTCCACACGGTGGCACGATTCCCCAAAAAGATCAGCTCTTAACCGAGCAATACCAACAAACCCTAGAAGAAGTCACACAGCCTGGAAATTACCAATTGGTGCGTATCCATGATTCTTTCCCACTCCTTCAGTACCTAGATCAGGTTGATTTAGCTATAAATGATACCTTCACCGTACAACAAATCGACACCTTCACCCAAAGCATTCTGATTGAATGCAAGAACCAAAAGATTGCCATCCCCTTTGCCATCGCTAAAGAATTATATATCGAAGTACAGTAA